A genomic stretch from Pontivivens ytuae includes:
- a CDS encoding carboxymuconolactone decarboxylase family protein, protein MKTTVHTLDSAPEDSKPLLENSMKTFGRPPSLHGVMAESPGLLEGYQRLHALAINGTAFTKEERTVVWMTVNVRHQCHYCVPAHTAIAHREKVDPAIIDALRDETPLVDAKLEALRDFTLAVADSRGRPSAEQVAAFEAAGYGERAVLDVILIVAQKVMSNYVNSIFDTPTDAAFEKFAWQPKGERAA, encoded by the coding sequence GTGAAAACGACCGTGCACACGCTCGACAGCGCCCCCGAAGACTCCAAGCCGCTCCTCGAAAACTCCATGAAGACGTTCGGGCGGCCGCCCAGCCTGCATGGCGTGATGGCGGAGAGTCCGGGGCTGCTGGAGGGTTACCAGCGGCTGCACGCGCTCGCGATCAACGGCACGGCCTTCACCAAAGAGGAGCGGACGGTGGTCTGGATGACGGTCAATGTCAGGCATCAGTGCCACTACTGCGTGCCTGCCCATACCGCCATTGCCCATCGGGAGAAGGTGGATCCCGCGATCATTGATGCGCTGAGGGATGAGACGCCGCTCGTGGATGCGAAGCTGGAGGCGCTGCGCGACTTCACCCTCGCCGTGGCGGACAGCCGTGGCCGTCCGTCGGCGGAGCAGGTCGCAGCGTTCGAGGCCGCGGGCTATGGCGAGCGCGCGGTGCTCGACGTGATCCTGATCGTCGCGCAGAAGGTGATGTCGAACTACGTGAATTCGATCTTCGACACGCCCACGGATGCGGCGTTCGAGAAGTTCGCATGGCAGCCGAAGGGCGAGCGCGCGGCGTAA
- a CDS encoding glutamine synthetase family protein: MSDMRPAIRQAVETGDLRSIELVFPDMNGVFRGKHLPPDQVDKLFGAVKLPLSTYNLDILSADVEAAGIAIDRGDPDGCGHCVAFGPALWSDHGVALMTMTHADGRPNVYDPRQALAAVVRRFTEKGLTPVVAPELEFYLMDAARDPGGRGQPPVSPLTGDRLEDPQIYRLSVQEPFLPILNEIREAALALGAQADVALAEFGPGQFEINLAHTADALSAADQAMMLKLAIRGVARKHGLEACFMAKPYGEHSGSGLHFHISMLDEAGRNIFAGDCEMPNAALGGAVAKLVDEMPASTLVFAPHLNSYRRLAPGSYAPIIAAWGLDNRGVAVRVPATTGKAARLEHRVAGADANPYISLAIVLQAVLEGMEHPADPGTPVVGEATAEHGPELPLGWGRALAAFQESEFVARALGPEFARVYGLMKAQEMDSLRTRVTDVEFDIYMRSL, translated from the coding sequence ATGAGCGACATGCGCCCCGCGATCCGGCAGGCGGTCGAGACTGGCGACCTACGCTCCATTGAGCTGGTCTTTCCCGACATGAACGGCGTGTTCCGGGGCAAGCACCTGCCGCCGGACCAGGTCGACAAGCTCTTCGGCGCGGTGAAGCTGCCGCTGTCGACCTACAACCTCGACATCCTGTCGGCGGATGTGGAGGCGGCCGGCATCGCCATCGACCGGGGCGACCCGGACGGGTGCGGGCACTGCGTCGCTTTCGGCCCGGCCCTGTGGTCCGACCATGGCGTGGCGCTGATGACCATGACGCATGCGGATGGGCGGCCCAATGTCTACGACCCGCGGCAGGCGCTGGCCGCGGTGGTCCGGCGCTTTACCGAGAAGGGGCTGACGCCGGTCGTCGCGCCGGAGCTGGAGTTCTACCTGATGGACGCCGCCCGCGATCCGGGTGGACGGGGCCAGCCGCCCGTCAGCCCGCTTACCGGTGACCGGCTGGAGGACCCGCAGATCTACCGGCTCAGCGTGCAGGAGCCGTTCCTGCCGATCCTCAACGAGATCAGGGAGGCGGCGCTGGCGCTTGGCGCGCAGGCGGACGTGGCGCTCGCGGAGTTTGGGCCGGGACAGTTCGAGATCAACCTCGCGCATACGGCCGACGCGCTCTCCGCCGCCGACCAGGCCATGATGCTCAAGCTCGCGATCCGCGGCGTGGCGCGGAAGCATGGGCTGGAGGCGTGCTTCATGGCCAAGCCTTATGGCGAGCATTCGGGCTCGGGGCTCCATTTCCACATCTCGATGCTGGACGAGGCGGGGCGCAACATCTTCGCCGGCGATTGCGAGATGCCGAACGCGGCGCTGGGCGGCGCAGTGGCGAAGCTGGTGGACGAGATGCCGGCGTCCACACTCGTCTTCGCGCCGCATCTGAACTCCTACCGGCGGCTCGCACCCGGGAGCTATGCGCCGATCATCGCGGCCTGGGGCCTCGACAATCGGGGCGTGGCGGTGCGGGTGCCCGCGACCACCGGCAAGGCGGCCCGGCTGGAGCATCGCGTCGCCGGGGCCGACGCCAATCCCTACATCTCGCTCGCCATCGTGTTGCAGGCGGTGCTGGAGGGGATGGAGCATCCGGCCGATCCCGGCACCCCGGTGGTCGGTGAGGCCACGGCGGAGCACGGGCCGGAGCTGCCGCTCGGTTGGGGCCGGGCGCTCGCGGCATTCCAGGAGTCAGAATTCGTCGCCCGTGCACTCGGTCCGGAATTCGCGCGCGTCTACGGGCTGATGAAAGCGCAGGAGATGGACAGCCTGCGCACCCGGGTGACGGACGTGGAGTTCGACATCTACATGCGGTCGCTCTGA
- the hspQ gene encoding heat shock protein HspQ — protein sequence MTEVRAKFAIGQVVRHRIHPFRGVIFDVDPEFANTDEWWEAIPKDHRPRKDQPFYHLFAENETSYYVAYVSEQNLLPDETGEPVEHPDIGEMFDVLENGRYRLAGSPH from the coding sequence ATGACTGAAGTACGGGCTAAGTTTGCGATCGGGCAGGTGGTGCGGCACCGCATCCACCCCTTTCGCGGTGTGATTTTCGACGTGGACCCGGAGTTCGCGAATACCGACGAGTGGTGGGAGGCGATCCCGAAGGATCATCGTCCGCGCAAGGATCAGCCCTTCTACCATCTCTTCGCCGAGAACGAGACGAGCTACTACGTCGCCTATGTCTCCGAGCAGAATCTCCTGCCCGACGAGACCGGCGAACCGGTGGAGCATCCTGATATCGGCGAGATGTTCGACGTGCTGGAGAACGGCCGCTACCGGCTGGCCGGATCGCCGCACTGA
- a CDS encoding metallophosphoesterase family protein, translated as MIRRFFRRPMPQGEPTPYEDLGPGPVYAIGDVHGHVGLLRALEQKIHEDMTARGEETARIVLIGDLVDRGADSSAVLDHVLTPQSWMMRTCLTGNHEAMFVRFLANPSSRDGWLSVGGMETLASYGIYTHALDGPPHRLRAAVETLIPDAHRAFLKAMPLGATTPGYLFVHAGIDPAVPVERQDRETLLWIRDGFLDHDGPLSRVVVHGHTPAAEPELRANRIGIDTGAGYGGPLTAVRVEEGMPPAILQVAAATGV; from the coding sequence ATGATCCGCCGCTTCTTCCGTCGCCCGATGCCTCAAGGAGAGCCGACGCCATACGAGGATCTCGGCCCCGGGCCGGTCTACGCCATCGGCGATGTTCACGGGCATGTCGGTCTGCTGCGCGCGCTCGAACAGAAGATCCACGAGGACATGACTGCGCGGGGCGAAGAGACGGCTCGTATCGTCCTCATCGGAGATCTCGTGGACCGCGGGGCCGACAGTTCCGCCGTTCTGGACCATGTACTCACGCCGCAATCCTGGATGATGCGCACCTGTCTGACCGGCAATCACGAGGCGATGTTCGTGCGCTTCCTCGCCAATCCCTCGAGCCGTGATGGCTGGCTGAGCGTCGGCGGAATGGAAACGCTCGCCTCCTACGGCATCTACACCCATGCACTCGACGGCCCGCCCCATCGCCTGCGCGCCGCGGTCGAAACGCTGATCCCCGACGCGCACCGCGCCTTTTTGAAGGCGATGCCGCTGGGCGCGACGACCCCCGGATACCTGTTCGTGCATGCGGGGATCGATCCGGCGGTTCCCGTCGAGAGGCAGGATCGGGAAACGCTGCTCTGGATCAGGGATGGTTTCCTCGATCACGACGGCCCGCTGTCCCGCGTGGTGGTGCATGGACACACCCCCGCGGCGGAGCCGGAGCTGCGCGCCAATCGGATCGGGATCGACACGGGCGCCGGATATGGCGGCCCGCTGACTGCCGTTCGGGTCGAGGAGGGGATGCCCCCCGCCATCCTGCAGGTCGCCGCGGCGACGGGTGTGTAG
- a CDS encoding O-antigen ligase family protein, which translates to MTVATSVVGARRSRPNRTLAVALMALVILAPLPLGSNRPVFWALGALLIGLVGAVYFGALAARGSALRNPVGSFRIPAALGLAYLGWLVLQIVPLGAVFGSFETTLPSGITVAHDTISIAPGATMLAAMRVAGYGLLFFLLLQAAAHQERARVMATALFLAIVAWAAYGAVALVQLGDSVLLFEKWAYEGSMTGPFVNRNSFATFLAMGFVAGVGLSLERLLGGGGGKRPDLLSAEMLRSYLVALATVLLLAALFATNSRMGVFAGLAGGTVTVGLFALTRPQVSRKAVVVAALGGLLALAMLLRLYGGGVVERMDNVDESADIRLALYEQILGLIAARPWTGWGGDTFELAFRAFRDVPVSLDKNWERAHSTYLAHWSETGLIFGSIPLLLVALALYGCIKALRRDEVKVLPAIGIGVIVTGALHSIVDFSLEMQANAWLFIAFLGIALARRPRRRRT; encoded by the coding sequence ATGACGGTCGCAACCTCTGTCGTCGGAGCACGCAGATCCCGCCCCAACCGCACCCTCGCCGTCGCGTTGATGGCGCTGGTGATCCTGGCGCCGCTGCCGCTCGGCTCCAACCGTCCGGTGTTCTGGGCGCTGGGCGCGCTACTGATCGGCCTGGTCGGCGCGGTCTATTTCGGTGCGCTGGCCGCGCGCGGCAGCGCCCTGCGCAACCCGGTGGGGTCGTTCCGCATTCCCGCGGCGTTGGGCCTCGCCTATCTCGGCTGGCTCGTGCTCCAGATCGTTCCGCTGGGTGCGGTCTTCGGATCGTTCGAGACCACGCTGCCCTCCGGCATCACGGTCGCGCACGACACGATCAGCATCGCACCGGGTGCGACGATGCTCGCGGCGATGCGGGTTGCGGGCTACGGTCTCCTGTTCTTCCTGTTACTGCAGGCCGCCGCCCATCAGGAGCGGGCGCGCGTGATGGCGACGGCCTTGTTCCTCGCCATCGTAGCGTGGGCTGCCTATGGCGCCGTCGCCCTTGTCCAGCTCGGCGACAGCGTGCTGTTGTTCGAGAAATGGGCCTACGAGGGCTCAATGACCGGGCCGTTCGTCAACCGCAACTCTTTCGCCACGTTCCTCGCCATGGGCTTCGTCGCGGGGGTCGGCCTGTCGTTGGAGCGTCTGCTCGGCGGGGGCGGGGGCAAGCGGCCGGACCTCCTGAGCGCGGAGATGCTGAGGAGTTACCTCGTCGCTCTGGCGACCGTGCTGCTGCTGGCGGCGCTCTTTGCCACAAACTCGCGGATGGGTGTCTTCGCCGGCCTCGCCGGGGGCACCGTCACCGTGGGGCTCTTCGCCTTGACCCGGCCCCAAGTCAGCCGCAAGGCCGTTGTCGTCGCAGCACTCGGCGGGCTATTGGCGCTAGCCATGCTGCTCCGGCTCTACGGCGGAGGAGTGGTCGAGCGAATGGACAACGTCGACGAATCCGCTGACATCCGCCTCGCACTCTACGAGCAAATCCTGGGCCTGATCGCAGCTCGACCGTGGACCGGTTGGGGCGGTGATACGTTCGAGCTCGCCTTTCGCGCCTTTCGCGACGTGCCGGTGAGCCTCGACAAGAACTGGGAGCGGGCGCACTCCACCTACCTCGCCCACTGGTCGGAGACGGGGTTGATCTTCGGCTCGATCCCGCTCCTGCTCGTCGCGCTCGCCCTTTACGGCTGCATCAAGGCATTGCGCCGGGACGAGGTGAAGGTGCTGCCCGCGATCGGCATCGGTGTGATCGTGACCGGCGCCCTGCATTCGATCGTCGATTTCAGCCTGGAGATGCAGGCAAATGCCTGGCTCTTCATCGCCTTCCTCGGCATTGCACTCGCGCGCCGGCCTCGGCGGAGGCGCACATGA
- a CDS encoding GumC family protein, with protein sequence MIGILRRQSRIVIYTTLLVLGLTALWLFSLTPRYTASSLLVIDPAGTNLLEPTEARTSPASDNARIASELEILRSNATALAVVEAADLIGSSDFGVRLSTWQRLEAFLGFAETSEPSGADVLNGVLNRFRNGLQVSRRGATYLLQVSYTSTDPVRAAELANLTVDTYIAGQVQAKVGTALAARDVIQARIAAADAELVEAELAFDAFIDTNFDRIAEETGRSDLADLRRQLEAVETESTRTRVLANEASRTRELGNWAALADRLQNETLVQLAAQRAELNEDLAEATTEQSVNLRAELEALENRLAREADTAIEDLRGELAQLETQAGAYQSELRQNVLTADLPPELLTQIFSIQQRGTLARTQYQTLLSRLRDFETQADLQVADARVVSPALPPSRPSYPNTQLALALALIGGLSVGVGLALLREFYIGGFVSDTQAEEGLGVPVPATIPRLAEDLNPADQIVSAPLSRYAEAFRRVRASIDQTLARQAADDLPVNAPIATPAKGPLTIMVASTLPAEGKTTTSLALARTYALSGKRTVLIDCDLRKPSVAERLQLEQQAGLLDFLTAKPGEVVDLEGIMGLDPRSDLEVIPSLGRSSRPTDQLLMSQRFTDLMEAVRSHYDVVVLDTPPMLPVVDGRYLAHRANAIVLVVKWAETRQQDVRQTLSMLDDVRNPLTPVFTVLNSIDDGKRPGAYKGYASAYYVE encoded by the coding sequence GTGATCGGAATCCTGCGCCGTCAGAGCCGGATCGTGATCTACACGACGCTCTTGGTGCTCGGCCTCACGGCGCTCTGGCTCTTCTCGCTGACACCCCGCTACACCGCGTCGAGCCTGCTGGTGATCGATCCCGCGGGCACCAACCTTCTCGAACCGACCGAGGCGCGGACTTCGCCTGCCAGCGACAATGCCCGCATCGCGTCGGAGCTGGAGATCCTGCGCTCGAACGCCACCGCGCTCGCCGTGGTTGAGGCGGCGGACCTGATCGGCTCCAGCGACTTCGGCGTCCGGCTGTCGACCTGGCAGCGGCTCGAGGCGTTCCTCGGCTTTGCGGAGACCAGCGAGCCATCTGGCGCTGACGTTCTGAACGGCGTCCTCAACCGCTTCCGCAATGGTCTGCAGGTCAGCCGCCGCGGCGCGACCTACCTACTGCAGGTCTCTTATACCTCCACCGATCCGGTTCGCGCGGCGGAGCTCGCCAACCTCACCGTCGACACGTATATCGCGGGACAGGTGCAGGCGAAGGTCGGCACGGCCCTCGCCGCGCGTGACGTCATTCAAGCGCGGATCGCCGCTGCGGACGCCGAACTGGTCGAGGCGGAGCTCGCCTTCGACGCCTTCATCGACACGAACTTCGACCGGATTGCGGAGGAGACGGGGCGGAGCGATCTCGCCGACCTGCGCCGTCAGCTCGAAGCGGTCGAGACCGAGTCCACCCGCACCCGCGTCCTCGCCAACGAGGCGAGCCGCACGCGGGAGCTCGGCAACTGGGCGGCCCTCGCCGACCGGCTCCAGAACGAAACTCTCGTCCAGCTCGCGGCCCAGCGGGCGGAACTGAACGAGGATCTGGCCGAGGCCACCACCGAGCAGTCGGTGAACCTGCGCGCTGAGCTGGAGGCACTGGAGAACCGTCTGGCCCGCGAGGCCGACACCGCGATCGAGGATCTGCGCGGTGAGCTCGCCCAGCTCGAAACCCAGGCAGGCGCCTACCAGAGCGAACTGCGCCAGAACGTGCTGACCGCCGACCTGCCGCCGGAGCTGCTGACCCAGATCTTCTCGATCCAGCAGCGGGGCACGCTGGCGCGCACCCAATATCAGACGCTCCTCTCGCGCCTGCGCGATTTCGAGACCCAGGCCGATCTGCAGGTCGCAGATGCGCGCGTCGTCTCCCCGGCGCTGCCGCCCTCGCGGCCCTCCTATCCCAACACGCAGCTCGCCCTCGCACTGGCGCTGATCGGCGGGCTGAGCGTCGGCGTTGGCCTCGCCCTGCTGCGCGAGTTCTACATCGGCGGCTTCGTCAGCGACACGCAGGCGGAGGAGGGGCTTGGCGTTCCGGTCCCCGCCACCATCCCGCGGCTGGCCGAGGATCTGAACCCGGCCGATCAGATCGTGTCCGCGCCCCTCTCCCGCTATGCGGAGGCGTTCCGCCGGGTCCGTGCCTCGATCGACCAGACGCTGGCGCGTCAGGCGGCCGATGATCTGCCGGTGAACGCGCCGATCGCCACGCCGGCCAAGGGTCCGCTGACCATCATGGTCGCCTCGACCCTGCCGGCGGAGGGCAAGACGACCACGTCGCTCGCGCTCGCCCGCACCTACGCCCTGTCCGGCAAGCGCACAGTGCTGATCGACTGCGACCTGCGCAAACCCTCGGTGGCCGAGCGGTTGCAGCTCGAGCAGCAGGCGGGTCTTTTGGACTTCCTGACCGCGAAGCCCGGCGAGGTCGTCGATCTGGAAGGGATCATGGGCCTCGACCCGCGCTCCGATCTCGAGGTCATCCCGTCCCTCGGCCGGTCGAGCCGACCGACGGATCAGCTCCTGATGTCGCAGCGCTTCACCGACCTGATGGAGGCGGTGCGCAGCCACTACGACGTGGTCGTCCTCGACACCCCGCCGATGTTGCCTGTGGTCGATGGCCGCTATCTTGCCCACCGCGCGAACGCCATCGTGCTCGTGGTGAAGTGGGCCGAGACGCGTCAGCAGGACGTGCGCCAGACGCTCTCGATGCTCGACGACGTGCGCAACCCGCTGACGCCCGTCTTCACCGTGCTCAACAGCATCGACGACGGGAAGCGGCCGGGCGCCTACAAGGGCTATGCGAGCGCTTACTACGTAGAGTGA
- a CDS encoding LysR family transcriptional regulator produces the protein MDRLAEMEAFIAVVDQGGFTDAARKLSISKSAISKHVSSLEARLGARLLNRTTRRVSPTEIGLAYYDKATRVISEASDADAMVTSMQSEPRGELRLSVPVGFGTTHVSAAVADFLCQYPDVSVHMVMDDRFVELVSEGFDLAIRIGNLPDSSLRARKLGEATSLLVASPNYLQRAGTPTCVEDLNDHDLLHYSNLATGNFWRLLTENGVEKQVRAGGKLTANNGEALLRAVEAGLGISMVPTFILRDSVEAGRTVEILPKLQKPRLGIYAVYPPGRFPQPKLRAFVEYMASHFKKQGEIIW, from the coding sequence ATGGATCGGTTGGCGGAAATGGAGGCCTTCATCGCGGTCGTCGATCAGGGCGGCTTCACCGATGCGGCGCGCAAGCTGAGCATTTCGAAGAGCGCGATCTCCAAGCATGTCTCCTCGCTGGAGGCCCGGCTGGGCGCACGGCTGCTGAACCGGACGACCCGCCGCGTGAGCCCGACGGAGATCGGGCTTGCCTATTATGACAAGGCGACCCGCGTGATATCGGAGGCGAGCGACGCGGACGCGATGGTCACCTCGATGCAGTCGGAGCCGCGCGGTGAGCTGCGCCTGTCGGTTCCGGTGGGCTTCGGGACGACGCATGTCTCAGCCGCCGTGGCCGATTTCCTCTGCCAGTACCCCGATGTCAGCGTGCACATGGTGATGGACGACCGGTTCGTGGAGCTGGTCTCCGAAGGGTTCGACCTGGCCATCCGCATCGGCAACCTGCCCGACAGTTCGCTGCGCGCGCGGAAGCTGGGCGAGGCGACCAGCCTGCTGGTGGCCTCGCCCAACTATCTGCAGCGGGCCGGGACGCCGACCTGCGTGGAGGATCTGAACGACCACGACCTGCTGCACTACTCCAACCTCGCCACTGGCAACTTCTGGCGGCTGCTGACGGAGAACGGGGTGGAGAAGCAGGTGCGCGCTGGAGGGAAGCTGACGGCGAACAATGGCGAAGCGCTGCTGCGTGCTGTGGAAGCGGGGCTCGGCATCTCCATGGTTCCGACCTTCATCCTGCGCGACTCGGTGGAGGCGGGCCGCACGGTCGAGATCCTGCCGAAGCTCCAGAAACCGCGCCTCGGCATCTACGCCGTATACCCGCCGGGTCGGTTCCCGCAGCCCAAGCTGCGCGCCTTCGTCGAGTACATGGCCTCCCACTTCAAGAAGCAGGGCGAGATCATCTGGTAG